A genomic segment from Methanoplanus limicola DSM 2279 encodes:
- the alaS gene encoding alanine--tRNA ligase, which yields MLEDEYQLEYFKEKGFVRKICSKCGSAFWTRDPERETCGDAPCVPYGFIGNPVFEPHSISEMREKYLSFFEGHDHKRIERYPVAARWRDDIYLTIASIADFQPFVTSGVVPPPANPLTISQPCIRLNDLDSVGRSGRHLTTFEMMAHHAFNTPKEEIYWKDRTVGLCDEFLASIGANIYDVTYKEHPWIGGGNAGPSVEVLIGGLEVATLVFMSLGKAKSDKPPVELEGVPYYPMDLRIVDTGYGLERLVWASKGSPTIYDAVFPEIVNDLMGYAGIDHLLDDPEFTQILGLNAKYAGLMDISGSNLLSMRKEVAKNIGVTFEKLQGIMDPVERVYAIADHTRCLAYMLGDCIVPSNAHEGYLARLVIRRTLRMMNETGMEVDLADLVVTQMKTVGLDSFSQDLSIVEEIIGNEVVKYDQTMARGKRIVQKIAREHQKNNEPVPLNEIVQLYDSHGIPPEIVKDVAAEEGAEVDLPDNFYSAIADLHSETEGAVKEDPFAEYRERIDALPPTKKLFYEQVADTEFDAMVIDQFDDYIVLDQTLFYPEGGGQPSDIGRIISDDVMVKVIHSIKVGDVILHKVKGDSVRRGVQIKGIVDESFRWTMMRHHTATHVLLRAAKEVLGNHVHQSGAQKGFDSSRIDLRHFRHITPSELKKIEIAANRIVLQNIQVIIEWKSRTKAEQKYGFDLYQGGVPPGKKIRIVKVAGDIQACAGTHCRSTGEIGTIKIIRVEHVQDGIERVEFAAGLSAVSYMQGIEDIVESSAATLSVQRENLPQSVERFFSEWKDQRKDIEKLQKDLADLRMNSLTSEDINGVPVAVHELNASPKELMAVATSFANKGGVGLIIGGEEKLHVVSASGTDKVDASEVVKTVCNILGGRGGGKKGLAQGVGNDRMQVASALSSGKQLIKKLLE from the coding sequence ATGCTCGAGGATGAGTATCAACTAGAATATTTTAAAGAAAAGGGATTTGTCAGAAAGATCTGCTCCAAATGCGGCTCAGCTTTCTGGACAAGGGATCCCGAACGTGAAACCTGCGGGGATGCGCCATGTGTCCCTTATGGTTTCATAGGTAATCCGGTCTTTGAACCTCATTCAATTTCTGAAATGCGGGAAAAATATCTCTCTTTTTTTGAAGGGCATGACCATAAGAGAATAGAGAGATATCCTGTTGCGGCAAGGTGGAGGGATGATATATACCTTACAATTGCATCTATCGCTGATTTTCAGCCATTTGTTACCAGCGGAGTAGTTCCGCCGCCTGCAAATCCGCTTACGATCTCACAGCCATGTATAAGGCTTAATGACCTGGACTCTGTGGGACGCTCAGGAAGGCATCTGACAACCTTCGAGATGATGGCGCACCACGCATTCAATACGCCAAAGGAAGAGATCTACTGGAAGGACAGAACTGTAGGGCTTTGTGATGAATTTCTGGCCTCTATTGGTGCGAATATTTATGATGTGACCTATAAGGAGCACCCGTGGATAGGTGGAGGAAATGCCGGGCCGAGTGTTGAGGTGCTGATAGGTGGGCTTGAAGTTGCAACCCTTGTTTTTATGAGTCTTGGCAAAGCAAAGAGTGACAAACCTCCTGTTGAGCTTGAAGGTGTGCCATATTATCCGATGGACCTAAGGATTGTCGATACCGGGTATGGCCTTGAGAGGCTTGTCTGGGCATCCAAGGGTTCACCTACCATATATGACGCAGTATTTCCGGAAATTGTCAATGACCTGATGGGTTACGCAGGAATTGATCATCTCCTTGATGATCCTGAATTCACCCAAATACTCGGTCTGAATGCAAAGTATGCAGGTCTGATGGATATTTCCGGTTCAAACCTTCTCTCTATGAGAAAGGAAGTTGCGAAAAATATAGGCGTTACTTTTGAGAAGCTCCAGGGTATTATGGATCCTGTTGAGCGTGTATATGCAATTGCTGATCATACCCGCTGTCTTGCCTATATGCTCGGCGACTGCATAGTCCCTTCAAATGCACATGAAGGTTATCTCGCCAGGCTTGTAATCCGCAGGACTCTCAGGATGATGAACGAGACCGGCATGGAAGTTGACCTTGCAGATCTCGTAGTAACACAGATGAAGACTGTCGGTCTGGATTCATTCTCACAGGATCTAAGTATTGTTGAAGAGATCATAGGCAATGAGGTTGTGAAATATGATCAGACAATGGCAAGGGGCAAGAGGATAGTTCAGAAGATTGCCCGTGAGCATCAGAAAAATAATGAACCTGTCCCCTTAAATGAAATTGTCCAGCTGTATGATTCTCATGGCATCCCACCGGAGATTGTAAAAGACGTTGCGGCAGAGGAAGGCGCAGAGGTCGATCTTCCGGACAACTTCTATTCAGCTATTGCTGACCTACACTCTGAAACAGAGGGCGCTGTCAAAGAAGATCCCTTCGCAGAATACAGGGAGAGGATTGATGCACTTCCGCCTACAAAGAAGCTCTTCTATGAGCAGGTTGCAGATACTGAATTTGATGCAATGGTCATAGATCAGTTTGACGATTATATTGTTCTTGACCAGACGCTCTTTTATCCGGAAGGCGGCGGGCAGCCGTCTGATATCGGCAGGATAATCTCTGACGATGTTATGGTGAAGGTAATCCACTCCATAAAGGTTGGAGACGTTATTCTTCACAAGGTTAAAGGGGACTCTGTCAGGCGCGGAGTTCAGATAAAGGGAATTGTTGATGAGAGTTTCCGCTGGACGATGATGAGGCATCACACTGCAACTCACGTTCTGCTCCGCGCCGCTAAAGAGGTGCTTGGCAACCATGTTCATCAGTCAGGAGCACAGAAAGGTTTTGACTCGTCAAGAATCGATCTCCGGCATTTCAGGCATATAACACCCTCTGAGCTTAAGAAGATTGAAATTGCGGCCAACAGGATAGTTCTTCAGAACATTCAGGTAATTATTGAATGGAAGAGCAGGACAAAGGCGGAGCAAAAATATGGTTTTGATCTCTATCAGGGTGGAGTTCCTCCAGGAAAGAAGATCAGGATTGTAAAGGTTGCTGGTGATATACAGGCATGCGCCGGAACACACTGCCGAAGCACAGGGGAGATAGGCACAATTAAGATTATCAGGGTTGAGCATGTCCAGGACGGCATTGAGAGGGTGGAGTTCGCAGCCGGACTTTCGGCTGTATCCTATATGCAGGGTATTGAGGATATTGTTGAATCATCCGCCGCTACTCTGAGTGTTCAGCGTGAAAACCTCCCGCAGTCTGTTGAGAGGTTCTTCTCCGAATGGAAGGATCAGAGGAAGGATATTGAGAAGCTTCAGAAGGATCTTGCTGATCTCAGGATGAACTCGCTCACATCCGAAGATATAAACGGAGTTCCTGTTGCTGTCCATGAGCTGAATGCCTCCCCTAAGGAACTTATGGCTGTTGCCACATCCTTTGCCAATAAGGGGGGTGTCGGGCTTATAATCGGCGGTGAGGAGAAGCTTCATGTTGTCTCCGCATCCGGTACAGATAAGGTTGATGCCTCTGAGGTTGTAAAAACGGTATGCAACATCCTCGGCGGAAGAGGCGGAGGAAAGAAGGGCCTTGCCCAGGGTGTCGGAAATGACCGGATGCAGGTAGCCAGTGCCCTCTCTTCCGGAAAGCAACTGATTAAAAAACTTCTCGAATAA
- a CDS encoding SWIM zinc finger family protein yields MDIYRALDISGRLTPELRREIVREFGNRGKKALDVVDQGGVLRYRDFIVVKGKTGDYIVEGGFCTCDDFTFRGNECYHIIAVRIARYIRAETEIEGWYSDTPGFFRKKSE; encoded by the coding sequence ATGGATATTTACAGAGCACTTGATATCTCCGGCAGGCTGACTCCGGAACTGAGGCGCGAAATTGTCCGTGAATTTGGCAACAGAGGTAAAAAAGCTCTGGATGTGGTTGATCAGGGCGGGGTGCTCAGATACCGGGATTTTATTGTGGTTAAGGGAAAAACCGGTGACTATATTGTTGAGGGCGGTTTTTGTACATGCGATGATTTTACATTCAGGGGAAATGAGTGTTACCATATCATCGCTGTGAGAATCGCCCGGTATATACGTGCTGAAACTGAAATTGAAGGCTGGTATTCGGATACACCCGGTTTTTTCAGAAAGAAGTCAGAATAG